One part of the Odontesthes bonariensis isolate fOdoBon6 chromosome 15, fOdoBon6.hap1, whole genome shotgun sequence genome encodes these proteins:
- the LOC142399831 gene encoding dynein regulatory complex protein 11: MSQRTYNQLWSDAQWELSHLLAEELPAVPPRPQRDRVVFFQRLALLYVRYIQIFRQLEKIYELMVHPQKRQVIRKILDSIIGRVLELKNEMVEKEFSEYHYMDDVLHDLKLTPSQIEIPIPRYFLSEQSRDFQERKAMLMDILKLVEVTESLDLLMAKDMTQEEAISVIQVAERARQGRVRAKLNEESRNMSRRHRTETAGTAESAAICIQKVWRGYIQRKRTKIARDEEMIFLGMAMDPKYLVPCPAEVTAQANEALARVKQEEHEDAYQKSLVVVANQLRETEGHDMSKTMKSQIRQWFFECRNITGAFPDYPDEEDGGSALIFAEKSPQQLLEEIAAKEEEDSNSKSKGKEEKKEKGKKDKGKGKEDEEEEEAGLKMLPSAFLSDLEEGNKIFIDFWKTRNESGNFSQKHEVELIKEEKRKVIEAEIRVQLDEQMRQELAELKLSVDKDKGGKTKANAKKKKGSKSGKKKKKEKDLTAERTLESLCQELVEQGLLKQANNVRLQDYLGDYSYLGTTLRQNDIEPMPSLSDVRQVLSLYAVLPLGSQVVHEKTPLIKAMLLVGPAGVGKKMLVHAVCQETGASLFDLSPLNTAGKYPGKSGLAMMLHMVFKVARLMQPSIIWIEDAEKMFYKKVPKEEKELDPKRLKKDLPKCLKLIKGEDRVLIIGTTKDPQSADIKLLCKMYSKIILIPRPDYGSRYILWKQLIKKKGGEITKALDLSSLAKISDGYTPGHMVQVIQSVVTKRRILQQANRPLTAAEFVAPLAKIDPVFEVEEEALKNWYAKTPLGKKRIKAAAGKEDENAPVKGKDVKKKGKK; this comes from the exons ATGTCACAAAG GACATACAATCAGCTGTGGTCAGATGCCCAGTGGGAATTGAGCCATCTTTTAGCTGAAGAACTACCTGCTGTGCCCCCTCGCCCACAGAGGGACAGGGTGGTGTTCTTCCAACGGCTGGCCTTGCTTTATGTGCGTTACATTCAAATCTTCAGGCAGCTGGAAAAGATCTATGAGTTGATGGTCCACCCTCAGAAGAGACAAGTTATTCGGAAGATCCTTGATAGTATAATAGGGAGGGTGTTGGAGCTGAAGAATGAAATGGTGGAAAAGGAGTTTTCAGAGTACCACTACATGGATGATGTCCTTCATGATTTGAAGCTCACACCT TCCCAAATTGAGATCCCTATCCCTCGCTATTTTCTCAGCGAGCAAAGCAGAGACTTTCAGGAACGAAAGGCGATGCTGATGGATATCCTCAAATTGGTGGAAGTCACTGAAAGCCTTGAT CTTTTAATGGCCAAGGACATGACTCAAGAGGAGGCCATTAGTGTTATTCAAGTGGCAGAGAGGGCACGGCAAGGGCGCGTCAGGGCAAAGTTGAATGAAGAAAGCAGAAATATGAGCAGGAGGCATAGGACCGAGACTGCTGGAACAGCTGAGTCGGCTGCCATCTGCATTCAAAAG GTGTGGCGGGGCTACATCCAGAGGAAGAGGACAAAGATCGCTCGAGATGAAGAGATGATTTTTCTTGGAATG GCTATGGATCCAAAATATTTGGTGCCATGCCCCGCAGAGGTCACCGCCCAAGCTAATGAAGCTCTCGCCCGAGTTAAACAAGAGGAGCATGAGGACGCTTACCAAAAGTCTTTAGTGGTCGTGGCAAACCAGCTACGGGAAACGGAGGGTCACGATATGAGCAAGACCATGAAAAGCCAGATTCGGCAGTGGTTCTTTGAATGTCG TAATATTACAGGAGCATTCCCTGACTATCCAGATGAAGAGGACGGAGGCTCAGCCCTGATTTTCGCGGAAAAGAGCCCTCAGCAG TTATTGGAAGAGATTGCTGCTAAAGAAGAGGAGGATTCCAACAGCAAATCAAAAGggaaagaggagaagaaagaaaaaggaaaaaaggacaAGGGGAAAGGGAAGGAGGACGAGGAA gaggaggaggcagggcTGAAGATGCTGCCTTCTGCTTTCCTGTCAGACTTAGAAGAAGGAAACAAAATTTTCATTG ATTTTTGGAAAACACGTAATGAATCTGGAAACTTCAGCCAGAAGCACGAGGTGGAGCTGattaaagaagaaaagaggaaagtCATTGAAGCTGAAATACGAGTACAG TTAGATGAGCAGATGAGACAAGAGCTAGCTGAACTGAAGCTATCTGTGGATAAAGACAAGGGTggtaaaacaaaagcaaatgcCAAG aagaagaaaggatCTAAGAgtgggaagaagaagaaaaaagaaaaagatttgacAGCTGAAAG GACTCTTGAGTCTCTGTGTCAGGAGCTGGTGGAACAGGGCTTGTTGAAACAAGCAAATAATGTTAGGCTGCAGGATTACTTGG GTGATTATAGCTACCTTGGGACCACACTGAGGCAAAATGACATTGAGCCTATGCCATCATTATCAGACGTGCGACAAGTTTTATCTCTATATGCGGTTTTGCCATTAG GCTCTCAAGTGGTCCATGAGAAGACTCCTTTGATAAAAGCCATGCTACTGGTTGGGCCTGCAGGTGTAGGTAAAAAGATGTTGGTCCATGCAGTTTGCCAGGAGACAGGTGCCAGCCTGTTTGATCTGTCCCCTCTGAACACAGCAGGAAAATATCCCGGCAAGAGTGGCCTTGCTATGATGCTTCACATGGTGTTTAAG GTTGCGAGACTTATGCAGCCCTCAATAATATGGATTGAAGATGCAGAGAAAATGTTCTACAAAAAAGTTCccaaagaagaaaaggag TTAGACCCTAAGCGGCTGAAGAAAGATTTACCCAAGTGTCTTAAACTGATCAAAGGAGAGGATCGTGTCCTGATAATAGGAACAACCAAAGACCCGCAAAGTGCTGATATTAAgttgctgtgtaaaatgtacagCAAAATCATCCTCATCCCAAGACCTGACTACGGCTCAAgataca TCTTGTGGAAGCAACTGATCAAAAAGAAAGGCGGTGAGATAACCAAGGCCTTGGACCTCAGCTCTCTTGCGAAGATATCTGATGGCTACACTCCAGGTCACATGGTCCAAGTGATCCAGAGTGTTGTTACTAAGCGTCGCATCCTACAGCAGGCAAACAGGCCACTGACTGCTGCTGAATTCGTTGCCCCATTAGCCAAGATCGACCCCGTGTTCGAGGTGGAGGAAGAGGCACTGAAA AACTGGTATGCAAAGACCCCCCTGGGAAAGAAAAGGATCAAAGCTGCCGCTGGAAAGGAAGACGAAAACGCACCGGTTAAAGGAAAAGACgtgaaaaagaaagggaaaaaatag
- the alkal1 gene encoding ALK and LTK ligand 1 isoform X1 encodes MQVERKWHILLTIVLLLITSGQCMDSKEVKQKERRTLLDLILQVIRDSQQRDRPVSRRCGSGLHTSGQDVKFSSSEKPFYVPRLDNSRLIDIVPRDANMKGKFIQHFGAGQVKFSSECKTHFHRLYHNTRDCSRPAYYKRCARLLTRLAMSPLCMQS; translated from the exons ATGCAGGTGGAGAGGAAATGGCACATACTGTTGACTATCGTCCTTCTGCTCATTACCTCTGGTCAGTGTATGGACAGCAAAGAGGTCaagcagaaagaaagaagaacccTGTTGGATCTAATTTTGCAGGTGATCAGAGACAGCCAGCAACGGGACAGACCGGTGTCCCGGCGGTGTGGCAGTGGACTCCACACTTCAGGACAAGACGTGAAGTTCTCCTCCAGTGAAAAGCCTTTCTATGTCCCTAGGCTGGATAACAGTAGACTCATAG ATATTGTTCCTCGAGATGCAAACATGAAAGGAAAATTTATTCAGCATTTTGGAG CAGGACAAGTCAAGTTCTCGTCGGAATGCAAAACACACTTTCATAGACTCTATCACAACACAAGGGATTGCTCAAGACCAGCAT ATTACAAAAGATGTGCAAGATTGCTAACACGATTAGCAATGAGTCCACTCTGCATGCAATCATAG
- the alkal1 gene encoding ALK and LTK ligand 1 isoform X2, giving the protein MQVERKWHILLTIVLLLITSGQCMDSKEVKQKERRTLLDLILQVIRDSQQRDRPVSRRCGSGLHTSGQDVKFSSSEKPFYVPRLDNSRLIDIVPRDANMKGKFIQHFGGQVKFSSECKTHFHRLYHNTRDCSRPAYYKRCARLLTRLAMSPLCMQS; this is encoded by the exons ATGCAGGTGGAGAGGAAATGGCACATACTGTTGACTATCGTCCTTCTGCTCATTACCTCTGGTCAGTGTATGGACAGCAAAGAGGTCaagcagaaagaaagaagaacccTGTTGGATCTAATTTTGCAGGTGATCAGAGACAGCCAGCAACGGGACAGACCGGTGTCCCGGCGGTGTGGCAGTGGACTCCACACTTCAGGACAAGACGTGAAGTTCTCCTCCAGTGAAAAGCCTTTCTATGTCCCTAGGCTGGATAACAGTAGACTCATAG ATATTGTTCCTCGAGATGCAAACATGAAAGGAAAATTTATTCAGCATTTTGGAG GACAAGTCAAGTTCTCGTCGGAATGCAAAACACACTTTCATAGACTCTATCACAACACAAGGGATTGCTCAAGACCAGCAT ATTACAAAAGATGTGCAAGATTGCTAACACGATTAGCAATGAGTCCACTCTGCATGCAATCATAG